The following coding sequences lie in one Vitis vinifera cultivar Pinot Noir 40024 chromosome 19, ASM3070453v1 genomic window:
- the LOC104877647 gene encoding uncharacterized protein LOC104877647 isoform X2: MHSQTLQLLNHLCTKVEDLEVPRAKEIFSQSFINGAKYGIPEILENILKLYPSALQYLDEEVFKLAILNRYEKIFNLICEIGMHRQFIIRIRGDSNNNILHLAGKLAPPHRLSLVSGAALQMQRELHWFQEIEKYAPEAFREFENDEQETPKMVFIKEHKELIKEGEKWMKGTAKSYTLAAALIATVVFAAAISIPGGNHDDTGIPNFSEEYTFKFFAVSDALSLFLSIASVLIFLSILTARYAEDDFLFVLPRRLIFGLVTLFLSVTFMMIAYSSAIYLHFGEKKAWILITLAALTCLPVTLYGIWQFPLLVKLIYSTYGPGIFGKHSNRLIREIDNHGESIRHNYVLWDLHQIHD, translated from the exons atgcATTCTCAGACTCTTCAATTGCTTAACCACCTATGTACTAAAGTTGAAGATTTGGAAGTACCAAGAGCAAAGGAAATATTCAGCCAATCATTCATTAATGGGGCAAAATATGGAATTCCCGAAATTCTGGAAAACATTCTAAAGTTATATCCTTCTGCACTTCAGTATCTGGATGAGGAAGTATTCAAATTGGCAATATTAAATCGTTATGAAAAGATTTTCAACCTCATCTGCGAAATCGGTATGCATAGACAATTTATAATACGAATCAGAGGTGATTCAAATAACAATATCTTGCATTTGGCTGGAAAATTGGCCCCTCCACACCGGCTCAGTCTCGTTTCTGGTGCAGCTCTACAAATGCAACGTGAGTTACATTGGTTTCAg GAAATCGAAAAATATGCACCGGAAGCCTTCAGGGAATTTGAGAACGATGAACAAGAGACACCAAAAATGGTATTTATAAAGGAACATAAAGAGTTGATAAAAGAAGGAGAGAAATGGATGAAAGGCACAGCAAAATCTTACACATTGGCAGCAGCGCTTATTGCTACTGTAGTGTTTGCAGCAGCAATTTCCATCCCGGGTGGCAACCATGATGATACTGGCATACCAAATTTCTCCGAAGAATATACCTTCAAATTTTTTGCAGTTTCGGATGCTCTTTCCCTCTTCCTATCCATTGCTTCGGTGCTGATATTCCTATCCATTCTCACGGCACGATATGCTGAAgatgattttctttttgtccTTCCCAGGAGGTTGATATTTGGCCTTGTTACTCTATTCCTCTCCGTAACATTCATGATGATAGCCTACAGTAGCGCAATCTATCTTCACTTTGGTGAAAAGAAGGCTTGGATTCTTATTACCTTGGCTGCATTAACCTGTTTGCCAGTGACCTTGTACGGAATTTGGCAGTTTCCCCTCCTTGTGAAATTGATTTATTCCACATACGGCCCAGGCATTTTTGGCAAACATAGTAATCGTCTGATCCGAGAGATCGACAATCATGGTGAGAGTATTCGACACAATTATGTACTTTGGGATTTGCATCAAATTCATGACTGA
- the LOC104877647 gene encoding uncharacterized protein LOC104877647 isoform X1, with the protein MENQVGRCDLSTQMCYWTQFFKACQKANAIFCELVGRLVPPIKQIQETKTMHSQTLQLLNHLCTKVEDLEVPRAKEIFSQSFINGAKYGIPEILENILKLYPSALQYLDEEVFKLAILNRYEKIFNLICEIGMHRQFIIRIRGDSNNNILHLAGKLAPPHRLSLVSGAALQMQRELHWFQEIEKYAPEAFREFENDEQETPKMVFIKEHKELIKEGEKWMKGTAKSYTLAAALIATVVFAAAISIPGGNHDDTGIPNFSEEYTFKFFAVSDALSLFLSIASVLIFLSILTARYAEDDFLFVLPRRLIFGLVTLFLSVTFMMIAYSSAIYLHFGEKKAWILITLAALTCLPVTLYGIWQFPLLVKLIYSTYGPGIFGKHSNRLIREIDNHGESIRHNYVLWDLHQIHD; encoded by the exons ATGGAGAATCAAGTTGGTAGATGTGACCTATCCACACAAATGTGCTATTGGACTCAATTTTTCAAAG CTTGCCAAAAGGCGAATGCAATATTCTGTGAACTGGTTGGACGGTTAG TACCACCCATCAAGcaaatccaagaaacaaaaacaatgcATTCTCAGACTCTTCAATTGCTTAACCACCTATGTACTAAAGTTGAAGATTTGGAAGTACCAAGAGCAAAGGAAATATTCAGCCAATCATTCATTAATGGGGCAAAATATGGAATTCCCGAAATTCTGGAAAACATTCTAAAGTTATATCCTTCTGCACTTCAGTATCTGGATGAGGAAGTATTCAAATTGGCAATATTAAATCGTTATGAAAAGATTTTCAACCTCATCTGCGAAATCGGTATGCATAGACAATTTATAATACGAATCAGAGGTGATTCAAATAACAATATCTTGCATTTGGCTGGAAAATTGGCCCCTCCACACCGGCTCAGTCTCGTTTCTGGTGCAGCTCTACAAATGCAACGTGAGTTACATTGGTTTCAg GAAATCGAAAAATATGCACCGGAAGCCTTCAGGGAATTTGAGAACGATGAACAAGAGACACCAAAAATGGTATTTATAAAGGAACATAAAGAGTTGATAAAAGAAGGAGAGAAATGGATGAAAGGCACAGCAAAATCTTACACATTGGCAGCAGCGCTTATTGCTACTGTAGTGTTTGCAGCAGCAATTTCCATCCCGGGTGGCAACCATGATGATACTGGCATACCAAATTTCTCCGAAGAATATACCTTCAAATTTTTTGCAGTTTCGGATGCTCTTTCCCTCTTCCTATCCATTGCTTCGGTGCTGATATTCCTATCCATTCTCACGGCACGATATGCTGAAgatgattttctttttgtccTTCCCAGGAGGTTGATATTTGGCCTTGTTACTCTATTCCTCTCCGTAACATTCATGATGATAGCCTACAGTAGCGCAATCTATCTTCACTTTGGTGAAAAGAAGGCTTGGATTCTTATTACCTTGGCTGCATTAACCTGTTTGCCAGTGACCTTGTACGGAATTTGGCAGTTTCCCCTCCTTGTGAAATTGATTTATTCCACATACGGCCCAGGCATTTTTGGCAAACATAGTAATCGTCTGATCCGAGAGATCGACAATCATGGTGAGAGTATTCGACACAATTATGTACTTTGGGATTTGCATCAAATTCATGACTGA